In one window of Palaemon carinicauda isolate YSFRI2023 chromosome 2, ASM3689809v2, whole genome shotgun sequence DNA:
- the LOC137620413 gene encoding uncharacterized protein: MVRELKDLRTRLRLVHGKPWHPQSQGSVERANSDIKDMLAAWLSDNNTRDWSLGLRFVQNQKNSSYHLGIMTQFHTSPPPLSPSPHIASRQQEISKNCKRARETQLCQAERMVKRSRIDLRTGEIGDNVAVPVPYVDRGRGDPRNLTGNIMDRNENNLYTVGIKAGILKTKFTRTEFNLCPQRLLSVDEINQGQQVSLREALKKGPSGGQGHLYCSRANSG; the protein is encoded by the exons ATGGTTCGAGAACTGAAGGATTTACGGACCCGTCTTCgccttgtgcatggcaagccctgGCACCCACAAAGTCAAGGTTCAGTCGAACGGGCGAACTcagacatcaaagacatgctggctgcttggctctctgacaacaacactcgggattggtccctaggccttcgttttgttcagaaccaaaAGAACTCGTCGTACCATTTAGGGATCATGA CCCAATTCCACACAAGCCCTCCACCACTCAGTCCATCACctcatattgcatcaagacaacaagaaatttccaagaactgcaagagagCCAGAGAGACTCAACTgtgccaagcagaacgtatggtcaaacgTAGTAGGATTGACTTAAGGACCGGGGAAATAGGGGATAATGTCGCTGTGCCAGTTCCATATGTTGACAGGGGAAGGGGGGATCCAAGAAATCTTACTGGAAACATCATGgacagaaatgaaaataacttatacacTGTAGGGATAAAGGCAGGGATACTAAAGACTAAATTTACTAGGactgaattcaacttgtgcccccaacgattattaagtgttgatgaaatcaaccaaggacagcaagtatctcttcgtgaggcactgaagaaaggccccTCTGGTGGCCAAGGACACCTATATTGCAGCCGTGCAAATTCAGGTTAA